The segment CCCAACCGGTTGATGAACCACTGGAGCACGCCGGTATTTCACGACGGGCACCTTTACGGAATGTTCAGCTTCAAGAAGTACGGACGTGGACCGTTGCAATGCGTTGATCCGATGACCGGCGAAGTCAAATGGACCGAGCCCGGTTTTGGGCCAGGCAATTGCATCGTGGCCAACGGGAAAGTCATCGCGCTGTCGGATTCGGGTGAGATTGTGATCGCCAAGGCCAGCCCGGAAAAGTATTCCGAGATTTCGCGTGACAAAGTGCTCGACGGAAAATGCTGGTCGATGCCGGCGTTGAGCGACGGAAAAATTTACGTTCGCAGCACGACCGAAGGTGCCTGCGTCAGCTTCGAATAGTACTCAAAACTGACGATAAACGACGCGCGATTACTTTTCTTCGGCTGATTTGTCGTTCGCTTTTTTGTCTTTCGCCGGTTCGTCATCCGCCGACTCCTCCTCAGGCGGCTTCCCGTCTTCTGGCGGGGCGGCGAGAGTCGGCGTGTCTTTGCCGTCGATTCGGTCGCGAACGATTTCCGTGATCGAGTTTTTAATGCGAGCCAGTCGGAAGAACTCATGTTGAGACATGAGGATCTTTCGATCGGCGTCCGGGCTGATTAGCCACCCCGAAGGCGTCGAACGAACGCCGTAGGCTTCGATCGTATCGTGCTCCCATCCATTGGTGAATCCGTAGCTGCCTTCGGTGAACTTCTTTTTCAGCAACCACTTGATGGCTTTGGTTTTGTCCTCATCGATGACAACTGAAACCAACTTGAGTTTGTGGGACTTGCCGATCGCCTTGTACATGTCCTGCACCTGCTGTTGATAGCCGGGAGTCATGTCAGTCGAGTTCATGAAATTCAAAAAGATGTAGTGATCCTTGTAGGCGTCCAAATCGAAGTGCAGCTTTTCGTTCTTCGATGTCACCAGGTCCAGCGGCGGAGCAGGCTGTCCAGTTTGGAACAGCGGCGTGATGGTTACAGGAATCGGTTGGAGTTTAATTTGGTCGACGTCGTCAAGCACTTTGATGCGTGCGAAAACTTCAAACCCATACTTGATACCTTTGATTTCTTTGTCGATTCGTCCTTGAAGTCCGTAATCCCCAGGCGGCACGTCGTATACGACAAAGTCTCCTTCGTCGTTGTATTTGACTTCGAAAGACGGAGCGTCGTTGAGTAGTTTCTCGCGATCCTTGAGAAACTTCTTTCCTCGCTCACTCTGATAGAACTGCGTCAGCCATTCACGTCGCTCTTCTTCTTTCATCTTCTCCCAGTTTGATGGGAAAGGAGGCTCCTTAGGGATGACGATTTTTCGAAGCGAGGTCTTGATCTCGTCGTAGCTGACCCGAAACGCCTTACGCGAATCATTCTCGATGACGCCCTGAACGGTCGCGTACCGATTGTCTTTCTTTTTCACTTGAGCATCGGCGGGACAGGCCACGCCAAACTGAAACAGAGCAAAAACTGCGGCCAGCACAAAACTGGAAACAGAAAGAATTGGGAGTGTGCGCATGGAATGGTCGTATTGAAATCAGGACTGGGGAAAGCGAGAGCGACGCGGATATGGACGTTCCTTCGACAATAACAAAATCGGCGGTTGACCGCGTTGGTTACCAGATCTTAAACTCTCGTGTTTGCCTCTTGCAGTCGGAATTTTACGGGTTGTAACGCAAAAATGGGACCGAATTTGTGCGGTTCCTTCAAATTGAATGCTGAAAGGGTGTCGCGTGTCTGGAACTTGTGTGATTGGCCTCCAGTGGGGCGATGAAGCCAAAGGCAAACTGGTCGATTTGTTGACCGAGGGTAAAGACCTCGTTGTTCGCTATCAGGGCGGAGCCAACGCTGGACACACCGTCGTGATCGGCGATGAAGTCTATAAACTGCACCACATTCCCAGTGGCATCATCAACGATGGTGTGCTGAATCTGATTTCGCCAGGTGTGGTCATCAACCCGCCGACGATCCTTCAAGAGATTGAAATGCTGGCCGGTCGTGGCATCGACGTCGCCAGTCGAATGAAGATCAGCGAAAGAGCTCACGTCGTGATGCCGTGGCATGTCCTCGAAGATCAAATGTGGAATCGTCTGGTCACAGGTGAAGACAATATTGGTTCAACGCTTCGCGGAATTGGTCCGTGCTATGCCGACAAGATCGGTCGCTCGTTTGCGATTCGAATCGGCGACATGATCCGGGATGACTTTGCCGATCGCGTTCGAAAGATCGTTGCGGTGAAAACCAAAGTTCTTTCGGCGGCAGGATCTGAAGAGGTCGCTTCACTCGACGCCGAAAAAATCATTGCTGAGTACAGCGACTACGCGGCGCGACTCAAACCGATGGTCACCGACACCAATCGGATTGTGCTCGACGCGGTCGACGCTGACAAAGCCGTACTGTTCGAAGGTGCTCAAGGATCATTGTTGGACATCGATCACGGGACGTTTCCGTTTGTAACCAGCAGCAACGCATCGGGCACAGGAATCTCGTCAGGTTCAGGGGCTCCAGGAGGATTCTTCAAGCGAATCATTGGCGTTTGCAAATGCTACGCGACACGCGTCGGTGGCGGTCCCTTTCCGACCGAGCAGGAAAACGAAACTGGCGAGCACATTCGTCAAATGGGAAAAGAGTTCGGCACGACGACCGGTCGCCCACGTCGCTGCGGATGGTTTGATGCCGTCGCCGTTCGGTTTACGACGCGTCTGGGGGGAGTGACCGCGATTGCGTTGACGATGCTGGACGTTTTGAGCGAGCTCGAAGAAATCAAAATTTGCACCGGCTATGAACTCGATGGCGAAACGATCGACTGGTTCCCGTCGCACGCCGACGATTTGAAAAAGCTGGTTCCGGTCTACGAAACCATCGAAGGTTGGCAGCAAGACGTTACCGGTGCTCGTACTGTTGAAGACTTGCCCGAGAAAGCTATTGCTTTCTGCTTGCGATTGCAGGAATTGATTGGCCGTCCGATCGAGTTTATCTCGGTCGGTCCTGATCGCGCTCAAACGATCGAAGTCAAGAACCTTGAACTTGCCAAGGTTTGATCTCGAATCGTTTGAGTTGTTCACTGGCCAAAGGAATTAGCCCACTCGTCGCCGAGTCGTCATGACTGCGGCCAACGCCAGGCCCAGGAGTACTGCCGACGTTGGTTCTGGCACGGCCATGATATCGTATGTCGTTCCGGAAGAACCCGTCACCACGCCGCTGAGCAACGTTCCGTTTTCGTCGCGAACGTCGATGCCTACCAGTTCGAGCGTGCGATCAAATGCAGCCGTTCCGGAGACAGTTTGACCGTCGCCGAGGTGCTCTGTGTTCGGCTGAAACGACGTGAACATTGTCAGTCTGAAATCTTGCGGCGCTCCTCCGTGTACGTATGTCGACGAATAGATCGGTAGGTCGAAGTCACCCTGGTCAGTGATGAACCACGTTTGCGCTTCCTCATCGCCATGCTTCATGTAGATATAGGTAAACGCCTCTTCGCCAGTATTGCTGCCGTGAAGATTGAAGATGTAGGTCGACTGATATGCGACGGCCGTTCCGCCCCATTGAAGCGTCTCGTCAAAACCGGCGTAACCGTAGACATCGAAATGGTTCGGTACGCCATCGGGATTGCGGAGCACCTCATCCGCCTCCGGGTCGTATTCGTACAGGGACAGGTTGCCCTGTGGGTTGTAGAACGTGTTGTGCAGCGTTCCGGACGCATACGTCTGAATGCGTCCGTAGTCAGCAAACGCAGCCGCGCTGCCATCGAGCGTCATCGTTTGCATAATGTTGTCGCGGTCATAGCCATCCCACGAACCACCCACATCGGTAACGGAAGTGAAGCCGCCATCGGAATTTGAGTCGACTTCCAGATAGTCGCTGTAAAGCTGATAGTCCCCGTTGATGTCTTCAAACGTGTTGCCGACAGCGACAGCTGAGGTGGAAAACCTCGACTGGGCCAGCGTTGATCCGGTAGAAACGCATATGCAGAGTAAAAAAGCAGCTGCAATGGCGGCGGTGGCGATCGTTTTCGAGTACATCTGCTATCCCTGTCGGAAATTGGTTGGGCCGATTGGCCGGACACAAGCGGCCGTTATGATGAATACCCTTGCGATGCCGTAAATCTTGCACCAAATCTCCTAATTTTTCTTTCTTCAGCAAACTGATGTCCAACCGATTGGCTGATCACGTTGCGTTAAGACTGTGTAAGTCGCGTTCGCGCACGAAAAAACCCGAGCCAAAAATGACTCGGGTTCTTTAATTTTCAGTTCTCGTCAGCTAGTGACGTGAAAGCCAGTTTAGTGGCGTGACTTGTCTGCGAAGTCAAGCTGCCAGAAACCGTCGTCCCATTCAAGGCTAACCTTGCGCCATCCCAGTGGGACTTGCGGGTAAGGGTAGAATGGGCCGATGTAAGGCCATGCTGAAGCAGAGTACTGCTTCGGGTAGCTTACCGCACCGAAGTTTGGATGAGCCGCGTAACCAGGCCAGGCGTAGCCAGGAAGGTTTGGAGCTCCTGAAGGAACGCCCATTCCAGCTTGACCGGCAGGCATTGGCTCGCCGCCCATGGCCATTCCACCCATCGCCATGCCGCCATCGCCACAAGTTGCGAACGGAAGTGGTTCACTTGAAACCATTCCACCCATGCCTGAATCTACGATGACTTCCTGACGAGCAGGAGGAGCCGCGTAGCTGGCAGGGCCGACGTAAGTTGGCTGGGTCGGTGCAGCTTGTGGCTGCTGTGGCTGCTGGTAGGCAACCGGTTTGACAGTAGACTTCGAAGCTGCAACTTCGATGTCGTCCACAACCTGAACCACGCCGAGGTGGCCGGCCTGTTGTGCTGTTTGAAGAATCAGCATTTCCTGCTGAGCATTCGAAACGGTGCCTTTGAACCAAACGGTTCCCTGTTCGACTTGCATGTCAACATTAAAGCCGCGAAGGCGACCCTGCTGCTGCTCGGTTTGAAGCCGAGTTTGAATGAAGTCCGCAATTTGCGTGTCGTCAGCTTTGACAACGCCTGGCACCAGCGTTGTTGCCGCGACAGCAAGTCCTAAAAGTAAACGTCGCATCAGATTCCTCCTCGCAATCCCGCACTGACATCGTTCGCTTTCCGAAAGGCGACCAAAGCAGCCATCGGCTGGGTCATCAAACTGAATGGCAGTGGTATTGTTGAGCGTTTGCAAAAAACCGAATATCCTGGAAATGGATTCGATCGATGACCGCTCGGAGGATGACATGCATAGAACGACGACGCTTTTCGCATCATCACTTTCAGCGAGTTTCCCCCCTCGCGGGATCAGTGAATGAACCCACCTACCTTTTCGGCAACGTTGGCTCGAACCGGTGACAATATTTCCGATTTTGCTGATCTTCTGGAAAATTCAACTGGCCAAAACCGTGCTTTGCTAGCGAGCCGTGAGAAGCTGTATCGGACAGGGGATGTTTTCCGGCAAAAGCCATTTTCAAACCCGTCAACCGTCCGGAAACAGTCGTGATTTTCACGTTTCGCGGCGAAGTGGCGAGCACGCTCTGGCGTCACTACAATCAAGGGATATGAACCGGAGACTGAAATGAGAATTGTGACCCTGATTCTGCTGAGCTGTTGTTTGCTTCCCCGAGCAGGATTCGGTCAAACAATTCGGTTGGCACTTGGTGGAGCCATCGCTACGCAAGCTCCCTCGAGTTCCGGAGCCTCAATACTTACCGCAGCTGCGGCGGCCGATGAAAACGCGAAGGACGACGAGTCTCCCAAACGCAAGCCTGGTGAAATTGTCGTCACGACGTTGGTGGAAGGCCTGAACAATCCTTTCTCTGTCACCGTCGAAGATGACTCGAATCGAATCTTCGTCGCCGAAAGCGGTGCTCAGCGAATCGTCGAAATCAAGGACGGAAAATCGGTCGAAATCGCAGGCGAATTTCCGGTTTCCGAATTTCGCGGATACGCCGCCGGACCGTTGTCCGTGTTTAGCGCCGGTGAGAACGTTTTGCTGGTCGGTCACGACAACGAGTCGGGCGTGGGATCGCTAACGAGACTTTCCTTGGCGCTGAACTCAGATGATCCTGCCAGTGCAGATGCCGCTCGAGCAACGGTTTCCATCGAGCACAAAACAGACGAAGCGAAACTGAATCAGTTTTCAAATATGACGTTGAAGCATTCAGTTATCTACACGGTGACGAATGGCGATCCGGCTAATGGATGGATCGCTCTGGCGGAGCTTCAAAGCGGTACGATTACTACTTTGCGTCCTTCGATAGCGACTGCAAAACTGAGCAGTTGTCCCGGTCCAACTTGTGTGACAGTCAGTCCTGCAGGTGAGTACTTGGTAGCTTCTCAGATGGGCAAACGGGGCGATGCGAAAGATTCCCGATTGGTGTTCTACACGCTGCAAGGAAAGATGCTGCGGAACTTTAAGGTCGAGCTGAACGATATCGTCGCCCTGGCATACAGCCCGGATCGAAAGCATCTGTTCGCCATCGACTATAACTTCGCCGACCCGAGCAAAGGTGGGCTGTACAAATTGATTGGGAACGGCGCCGACAAATGCGAAATCAAAAAGCTACAGCATTTGAGCTATGCGACTTCCATGTCGTTTGACCGCAAAGGCAACCTCTATGTGACCTGTCTCGGCGGGCCTCCTGAGCGTATTGGGGCGGCAGGCAATGAGTCGAGCGATGAGGCGAAGGATGCTCCAGTTGATGCTGCCAGGGGTTTGACAAAGAAAGTGGCCAAGGGAACGCTGATCAAAATCGAAGGACTTGATGATCGCCCCGCTGAGCCGGATGAAACAGTCGAAGGTGCTGAAGGAGAGGACGTTTCCGAGTGAGTGCTGTTCATCTGGTTCAAATTGGGTTGCTGGGGACGATCGGAAAGTTCGTTGCAGCGGATCGAAACGCCTATGTTCGTGACGTCGAGGTCATTTGCCGGACAGCCCGCGGGCTGGAAGTCGGCCGCGTCATTTGCGCCGTCGATTCGGCGGTGGCTGCTGAAGAACATGACGGTGAGTTGTTGCGTCGTGTCGGGCGGGAAGACAGAGCGATCGTAGAACGACTGGATCGATTTCGCGATCGGGCCTTTCTGGCGTGTCGCAAGTTGCTGACCGAACGCAATCTTCGGGCGACATTGGTTGATGTGGAACATCTCTTTGATGGCCAATCGATCTGGTTTTACTTTTTGGGCGAAGTCAGTCCGGAAGTTGAATCGCTGACCAACGAGCTGGCTGAGGTTTACGAAAGCAAAGTCAAATTTCGCAAGTTCGCCGAAACGTTGGCTCAAGGTTGCGGACCCGATTGCGGGACGGGATCAAGCTGCGGCGATTGCAGCGGTTGCGCTCTGAGCGGTGGCTGTGGCGTAAAGAAAAGCTGAGCTGCGGTTTGGGCAAGCGAGCCGGTGTCATCGACGTTTCAGTCGGTGCACGGCCAAGCTTTCGTTTAACGGCAAGCCGCAGGCGACGGTGCCATTGACGCCTGATCGCACCGTCGCCTACGGCTTGCCGTTAAACGATTACATTCAGAACTTCTCCAACAGTTTCCGCAATGCATAAAAAAAGGACGCCGAATCGACGTCCTTCGAAGCTGAATTCATCGCTCCGTTTTACGAAACGTTGATCTCGAAACCTTTACGCTGCTGACGCTCGATAAACGAGTTTGCGAGTGCGTCATCGCCGAAGTCTTCCGCTTTGGTGTCGTAAACGACTTCACGACCGAGTCGCAACGCCACATTGATCGCGTGGCAGACGTTCATCGCTTTGTGATGCGACGCGACGTCTGAACTTGGCGTCTCACGAGACTTGATGCAATCGAAGAAGCAACCCATGTTGTTGCTTTCCGGTCGCTTGCCGCTGGCGTAAAGAGCTCCGATTTTGGACTCATCCAGTGGATTCTTTTCCAAATCTTCGACAGGCTTACCCGTCAGTTTTCCACGGTTGACGAAGTAACGTCCCTTCTCGCCCTCAAACATGATTCCGTTACCGAAACCATCGGTAACATCGCAAACTCGCATTTCAAGACCGTCATCAAACGTCAGGTCCACCTGGAAGTTGACTGCGGTGTTGAAGCGATCGTCGCTCGTTGGCATACCTTTGTCATCCAATGGAACGGGATGGTAAGACGAAACCGGGTTGATCTTGATCTTGCCCGCGTCGTCCCCCAGGCGATCCAACGCCCACAGGGCGATGTCGATGTGGTGAGCGCCCCAGTCCGTCATCTTGCCGCCCGAGTACTCGTAGAACCAGCGGTAGTATCGATGACCACGACCGAAGTTGTGGCCTGCTCCCCAACCGGTGACATCCGTCATCGTCGGGGCTTCCCGGTAAGGCTTCACTTCGCATTGTCCCTGCCAAAGATCCCAATTGAGATGCTTTGGTGGATCAACTTGAGGCAACGCATCGCACTCGCGCGATGGGCCCAGGGCGACCGTGACCTTTTTGCATTTGCCGATTCGGCCTTCCCGCATCATGGCCGCAGCTTTGACGAAGAGTTGATTGAACTCGTTTCGCTGCTGGGTTCCGACCTGAAAAACGCGACCGGTTTTCTCAAGGACTTTGAGGATCTGCTGGCCTTCGCGAATCGTCAGCGTCAACGGCTTTTCGCAATAAACGTCTTTGCCAGCCAGCAACGCGTCGATGGCGACCTTGCTGTGCCAATGGTCCACACACCCGATCACGACGGCATCGATATCTTTGCGGTCGAGAACTTTGCGATAGTCTTCATGTGCACGTGTATCGAGCGGATGGCCAGCCTCGCGGTGAGCATCCATGACGACCTGCAACGCGCGGCCAGCTTGCATCGAATCGACGTCCGCAAGTGCAGCACAAGGAGCGTGCTTGAGTGCAGCTTTGCCAAGGTAAGTATGGTAGCGAATTCCGGTACCAATGAATCCGACAACAGGTTGTTCGTTCGGGCTACGGTATCCGGGTGCCATCGCGTGCGAAGTCAGCGGGTTGCTCATCAGGTAACCGCCCGCAGCAGTTGCGGCAGAGGCTTTCATGAAGCCACGACGACTGGTTTTGTTTGACATGAAAGAAATGCTCCGATGTAAAAAAAATGGCGGTGTTAAAGTCAGGTTCGATTTTAGCAGGAATCGTTTCTGTGGGAACGCGAAAATGCTGTGCGTAAGACCGAATTGATGGTCGGGAACAATGGCATTGAGGTCGGCTTTCTGAGCGTCATTTTCAGGTTTCTGAGGCCGCTAATGGTGCGTTCTTTTGCGTCAAGCAATCGGAGAGGTGCTTGGAACTTGTGTGTCGGACTGGTCGTTAGAGGGCTGACTCCTGATTCAGAGTCGCCGCCGGTCCCTGCGTTCGCTGCTGGTTCAAAACTCGTCGCCAGCCTGCTGTAGCTCAAGCCACGACGAAACTCATCGCGAGCGACTTACGGTAACGGTTTTCCGGTTCAGCGACTTTGAGCATCGAAATCCGGCGACGGTTCTTGCTATATTCGAAGGGTTACTACTTCCCAAGCTATGGATCGATGATGAAACCCGTCTTCCTTTCGAAAGAACTCTCGCCACCAAACCGACTCCGATTGATTGCTCTGCTGACGCTTGTTTCTCTGTTTACATGCGTTTTTCCTGCCGAGCTATCTGCCCAGCGTCGACGCACGCAGAAAGCTTCGAAAACGCCCAAAACCCAGATCGGCGACATCATCTACTTTGAGGACGGTATTCGATACGCAGACGGAATTCACGGCCTGATTGTGAACATGAATCGGTCCAGCAAGATTGACCTTGAGATCGTGAATGACGAAGGAGAAATCGAAGCGATTTGGGTATTGGCGATGGGGAATTTTTCCTGGGAGCTCGTTCATCGGTACGAATCTGAAAAAAAGATGACCGTTAGAACGTGGAAGTCGGAAGACGGCAAGTTCGAGATTCGGGCCAAGATGGTTCGTGTCGAATCCAAAAAGATCCGGCTGGAGAAAGAGGACGGGAAGTCGATTGCCGTTCCAATCGATCGCTTGAGCCAAAAGGATCAGGACTACATCGCCAAGAACAGCGACGGTTCCGAAACCGTGAACGAAAATCCATTCGACGTAGCGGACACCGAAGAGTTTCCCGAAGACGTTGTCATGCTGATGGAGCGTCGACGTGATTTGGTCGATCGCGACATTCGCCATCAAAGACTGGCAAAGCTGTCTCCTGAAATGGCGATCGGAGATATTTTGCAGTACGAATCACGACGCAATGGAAGCACCTATGGCATCGTGACCAAGCTTGGATTCTTTAGCGTGGTTGAGTCGATCAATGAGCACGGTGAACTCGAAGACGACCGTGGTTTTTCAAAGGGAGGACGTTGGACCTATTTTGATCGCCAATTTATCGCCGTCCCGATGCTTGCTCGAACATGGAAATCGGCAAACGGAAAATTCAATCTCACCGCGACGCTCGTGGAGGTCGATGGCGACGAGGTTGTCCTGAAGAAAGAGGATGGGAGCACGATGAAGATCGCGCTTTCCAAGCTGAGCGATTCTGACCAGACCTATGCCGCGAGGGCGAAGAAAAGAATCAATGTCAACAACGACGAGCAACTTGTCGCGGAACGCGAAAGCTACAGTGATGATTTGTTGGTGCTGCTTAAACGACGTGCGGAAGTGCTGAAGGATGCCAGCCTGAATTTCGAAATCGCCAGAGATACGTCGCGAATGAAAAGCATCCGGCTTCGAACCGGTCCGATCAAGCAGTCGGGCTCAGGCGAATCCGTTGGGCTGGCCAACGACTCGTTTTCCCTTCGTTTTCCGCTACGAGCGCCACAAAACGCGAGGGTCGAGAACGTCTCCTATGCGAAAGCGTCAGGTTTGCTCGCACTGACCGCCGCCAGCTCGTTTCGAGGAAAACCAACATTGGCGATTGTCGACGTCGAATCGCGGGAAGTAATCACAAACGAGAACGGCGACGATATTGGACATGAAGGAGAAGTGATCGCGATTTCGCCATCCGGTAAAACGCTACTCATTTCCAGCAAAGTCGTGTTTGATCGCCAAGTCGAATTGTGGCGTTTCGAAGATGGCGAACTCAGTAAGCACGGAACGGTTTCGTTCGACTCCTTTCAGGCACCGCAGGCCCATTTAATCAGTGATACGCGAGGAGTCATCCTCAGTACCAGCGGCAACATGACGTTCTTCGACATCACCGATCGCATCAAACCTACGCATCAGCTTTCGGTAGGCAGGTTTGGAGGGCGCCGCGGTTTTCAGATTGCTGGCGGAGATCAAAACTGTATCTATATTCTCGATGCAGACACCACGAAACTCTACGCGGTCGATGTTGAAACGAAGACGTGCCTTGGTGGTGTGAACTTCAATCCCAAGGAGAGAAGTTCGATCTTTTCGTTTGCTCAAGTCAATCCTGATGGTAAATCCGTCGTCTACATGGAACAGTCTCGAATGAGCGTCTACAGTCTCGCGACCGGAAAAGTTGTTTCCGAGAAAGATTTCGATGGATCGATCGTTCCCATCTCCAGCGGCAGCAACAGCCAGTTTCAATACCTCGGCGACGACCTCATTCTGACCTCCAGTGGAGCGATCTTTGATCTCGATCGAGGACTCGAAATTGGAAACGTCGATGGAGGATTCAGGTCCAGCGCGAAGTATTTTGCAGACGGGTCCCGGCTTATCGCCGAAGCAAATCAGCACGGTGGCGGTGGTTCGTTTGGAAACGAAATCGGTGGCCGCCGCGGAAGTCGACAGGAACGCGTGTCGGCCATCAACTCCATGCGGGAAGATGACGAGTACGAAACGATTCAGACGGAAGTTCGCGTCGAACGATTGCCCATAGATAAGATCAATGATTTCGTTGCTAACTTCAAACAGGACGACATCGTAACCTTTGGCAAAGGCGATTCTGTGGAAGTCGTTGTGCGTATCGATGGTACGAAGAAGCTGTCCGACGAATTGGCGGACTATATCGAAGACATTATGGCCGGAGACGACATTGATATCGCCCGGAAAAGCGATTTCGTGCTCGAGCTAACCTACACTGTTGGCAAACGCGAACAGAAAACATTCAACGTGATTGGATTCGGTCCTCGGAGAACCCGAAAGGCATCTCTCATTCCCAAACGATGCGCTGCGGTACTGAAGTATCGAGGCGAGACGGTTTGGTCCCAAGTGAGGTCAGCATCGTTGAACGTTGGTAGTGAGGAAGCGCTCGACAACAACATCAAGCTATCCAAAGAGCTGTCAGCCGAAGCGTTGTTCGATTTCAACTATCCGACCAGCATTCGCAAAGTTCTGCCCAGCCGAAAAGGAAAGTTTCGCTGGGAGTAGTCCGTTGCAGTGCGTTCGGCTGTTGAAAACGCCAGATCAGCGCAGTCGGCTACGCGTGCTTCTGGCCGAACAGTTGTTTCAATACCAACTGCGGAAAGATCCATGCATCGCGGGCGTATCGTTTGACCAGCCGTTTTGGCTCGGAGCACATGCGGTGCAGCCATTCGACTCCGGATTGCTGCATCCAGACCGGTGCCCGTTTCTTCTCTCCAGCAAGGAAGTCGATCGTTGCTCCGACGCACAACGCTGCGGTCGCAGGAATTCGATCGGCGTATTGGCTGACCCAGATCTCCTGCTTCGGCGCACCCAAGCCCACGATCACGACGTCGGCTTTCGCCTCAGCCAGTTTTTCCAGGATGATCTCTGACTCTTCGGGCTTCTTTTCAAACCCCAGCGGCGGACTGTAGACGCCAACCGTTTCTACGTTTGGCCATTGCGACTTCATGTTCTCTGCCGCGCGAGCACCGACGCCTTCGGCTGCCCCGAGCAAAAACACACGCAGCGTGCCGTTCCGGTTGAAGCTGTCAAATAGTTGCGGCACCAACTCGGAACCTGCCACACGTTCAGGCAATCGTTTACCGCTGAGCATCGAAGTCCACACGATTGGATGGCCGTCGGCAAGAACCATGTCGGCGCCTTCATAGGCCTCACGCAGCAACGCGTTTTCCTGAAACAGCACCGCGTGATCGACATTTGGCGTCACGACGTACTTGCATCCGGAATTGTCGCCTTCGATCCAATTCCTTAATCGATCGACGGCGCCTGACATGTCGAGGACGTCGATGTTGATTCCAAATAGCTGAGTTTTGTTCATCATGGCGGGTGAGTTTTTGAGGTTGGAGCTTTCTCAAAAGTTATGTCACCGTTGGCCACGGTCATCCGCGTTCCCGGTCGACAGCTGGAAAGAGACGGCGTCTGTTCTGATTGTCCCGATTGTGCGTTTTGAATCGCTGACGCCTCTCTCGTTGCGTTCAGTTCGGAAGATTGAAGTCGACTATGCACAGTCATGTTCAACAATTCAGCACCGAAACGTTGAACTGCATCGTGGCAGCGAATCTTGAGCCAAATCCTTTCCATTCTTACTGACCTGTACCGCATCGGAAGCTCTCCGTGGCGTTCGGTTCACTTGCGCAAACTGAAAGCCTGTGGCAAAGTTCCGGTATTCGTTCTTTTCTATCATCGCGTCGCCGAATCGCATCCCAATCCGTGGTCGATGGACTTTGCGACTTTCAAAAGCCAGATTCGCTGGATGCAGGAAAGCTTCGACCTGATTTCCATGAGCGAAGTCCAGCAACGGATTGAAAGTGGCTTCAACGATCGGCCTGCCGTCGCGATATCTTTTGACGATGGCTATTCCGAGAATTGCGAAGAAGCCCTGCCGTTTCTGATTTCTGAAAACATTCCGGTGACTTACTTTGTGACGGCGCATCACACGCGCGAGCAAACGCCCTTCCCTCACGACACGGAACGCGGAGCGCCGTTGCCTACCAATTCAGTGGAGTCACTTCGAGCTTTGTCCAACGCCGGAGTCGAAATTGGTGCTCACACGCGAACGCATTTGAATCTTGGATCGACTGAAGATCCACATGTGATCTATGACGAAGTCGTGACCGCGACGCACGAAATCGAAGACATGATCGGC is part of the Mariniblastus fucicola genome and harbors:
- a CDS encoding PEP-CTERM sorting domain-containing protein (PEP-CTERM proteins occur, often in large numbers, in the proteomes of bacteria that also encode an exosortase, a predicted intramembrane cysteine proteinase. The presence of a PEP-CTERM domain at a protein's C-terminus predicts cleavage within the sorting domain, followed by covalent anchoring to some some component of the (usually Gram-negative) cell surface. Many PEP-CTERM proteins exhibit an unusual sequence composition that includes large numbers of potential glycosylation sites. Expression of one such protein has been shown restore the ability of a bacterium to form floc, a type of biofilm.), whose product is MYSKTIATAAIAAAFLLCICVSTGSTLAQSRFSTSAVAVGNTFEDINGDYQLYSDYLEVDSNSDGGFTSVTDVGGSWDGYDRDNIMQTMTLDGSAAAFADYGRIQTYASGTLHNTFYNPQGNLSLYEYDPEADEVLRNPDGVPNHFDVYGYAGFDETLQWGGTAVAYQSTYIFNLHGSNTGEEAFTYIYMKHGDEEAQTWFITDQGDFDLPIYSSTYVHGGAPQDFRLTMFTSFQPNTEHLGDGQTVSGTAAFDRTLELVGIDVRDENGTLLSGVVTGSSGTTYDIMAVPEPTSAVLLGLALAAVMTTRRRVG
- a CDS encoding adenylosuccinate synthase, whose product is MSGTCVIGLQWGDEAKGKLVDLLTEGKDLVVRYQGGANAGHTVVIGDEVYKLHHIPSGIINDGVLNLISPGVVINPPTILQEIEMLAGRGIDVASRMKISERAHVVMPWHVLEDQMWNRLVTGEDNIGSTLRGIGPCYADKIGRSFAIRIGDMIRDDFADRVRKIVAVKTKVLSAAGSEEVASLDAEKIIAEYSDYAARLKPMVTDTNRIVLDAVDADKAVLFEGAQGSLLDIDHGTFPFVTSSNASGTGISSGSGAPGGFFKRIIGVCKCYATRVGGGPFPTEQENETGEHIRQMGKEFGTTTGRPRRCGWFDAVAVRFTTRLGGVTAIALTMLDVLSELEEIKICTGYELDGETIDWFPSHADDLKKLVPVYETIEGWQQDVTGARTVEDLPEKAIAFCLRLQELIGRPIEFISVGPDRAQTIEVKNLELAKV
- a CDS encoding TlpA family protein disulfide reductase; translation: MRTLPILSVSSFVLAAVFALFQFGVACPADAQVKKKDNRYATVQGVIENDSRKAFRVSYDEIKTSLRKIVIPKEPPFPSNWEKMKEEERREWLTQFYQSERGKKFLKDREKLLNDAPSFEVKYNDEGDFVVYDVPPGDYGLQGRIDKEIKGIKYGFEVFARIKVLDDVDQIKLQPIPVTITPLFQTGQPAPPLDLVTSKNEKLHFDLDAYKDHYIFLNFMNSTDMTPGYQQQVQDMYKAIGKSHKLKLVSVVIDEDKTKAIKWLLKKKFTEGSYGFTNGWEHDTIEAYGVRSTPSGWLISPDADRKILMSQHEFFRLARIKNSITEIVRDRIDGKDTPTLAAPPEDGKPPEEESADDEPAKDKKANDKSAEEK
- a CDS encoding BON domain-containing protein encodes the protein MRRLLLGLAVAATTLVPGVVKADDTQIADFIQTRLQTEQQQGRLRGFNVDMQVEQGTVWFKGTVSNAQQEMLILQTAQQAGHLGVVQVVDDIEVAASKSTVKPVAYQQPQQPQAAPTQPTYVGPASYAAPPARQEVIVDSGMGGMVSSEPLPFATCGDGGMAMGGMAMGGEPMPAGQAGMGVPSGAPNLPGYAWPGYAAHPNFGAVSYPKQYSASAWPYIGPFYPYPQVPLGWRKVSLEWDDGFWQLDFADKSRH